Proteins from a genomic interval of Bacillota bacterium:
- a CDS encoding exonuclease: MATGRDRRQPVELKERIESLRRLVEVVTCGTAHGPAAGAPVQGASAVGAPGAPVPVFSAVPAPSGIARIASDRFPLDHPHGSLRLGAALRAREVETRALAREPRPFPGFERTVFLDLETTGLAGGTGTITFLVGVGRFVDDSFLLQQFFLHDPADERAMLERLDGALRGVEAVVTFNGKSFDLPLLETRFALNRMRCPLEDPFHLDLLAPSRRLWACVIGECSLGSIERRVIGLDRGFDVPGWMIPGIYASYLRTGDEAEIHLVARHNRLDILSLAVLLAKASACLAVAAPPLSRNAHESVGAASIYESIGLCDEALRLYEEALDLGDAREPVRSRALWGTLRLSKRRRNWDGCLHRARVLAGAETPDPEAWIEIAKHHEHRSRELDLALEAALQALGLLDRAQHIPSGRRERLRSELNHRINRLRRRLGS, encoded by the coding sequence GTGGCGACCGGTCGGGACCGGAGACAACCGGTGGAACTGAAAGAGCGCATTGAGTCCCTTCGAAGGCTCGTTGAGGTAGTGACGTGCGGGACCGCTCACGGTCCCGCCGCTGGGGCCCCGGTTCAGGGGGCTTCCGCTGTGGGCGCGCCCGGCGCGCCGGTTCCCGTGTTCTCCGCCGTGCCTGCTCCGTCGGGCATAGCGAGGATCGCCTCGGACCGGTTTCCCCTCGATCACCCGCACGGGTCCCTGAGGCTCGGCGCCGCGCTCCGCGCCCGCGAGGTAGAGACCCGCGCACTTGCGCGCGAGCCGAGGCCTTTCCCCGGGTTCGAGAGGACGGTCTTCCTCGACCTCGAGACCACCGGCCTCGCCGGCGGGACCGGCACGATTACGTTCCTCGTCGGCGTCGGAAGATTCGTTGACGATTCCTTCCTCCTGCAGCAGTTCTTCCTGCACGACCCGGCGGACGAGCGCGCCATGCTCGAACGGCTGGACGGCGCGCTGCGGGGCGTTGAAGCGGTGGTCACCTTCAATGGAAAGTCGTTCGACCTACCCCTGCTGGAAACGCGATTCGCGTTGAATCGCATGAGGTGCCCGCTCGAGGACCCATTCCACCTGGACCTCCTCGCGCCTTCGAGGCGGCTATGGGCCTGCGTCATCGGTGAGTGTTCCCTGGGATCCATTGAGAGACGCGTGATCGGCCTGGACAGGGGGTTCGACGTCCCCGGCTGGATGATACCCGGGATCTACGCGTCCTACCTGCGCACCGGCGACGAGGCCGAGATCCACCTCGTCGCCAGGCACAACCGGCTCGATATCCTTTCTCTCGCGGTCCTCCTGGCAAAGGCGTCCGCGTGCCTTGCCGTGGCGGCGCCTCCTCTCTCCAGGAACGCCCACGAGTCGGTGGGCGCGGCCTCGATTTACGAGTCGATCGGCCTCTGTGACGAGGCATTGCGCCTGTACGAGGAGGCGCTCGATCTCGGAGACGCCAGGGAACCGGTCCGGTCACGCGCCCTCTGGGGCACGCTCCGCCTGTCCAAGCGCCGCCGGAACTGGGACGGCTGCCTCCACCGCGCGCGGGTGCTCGCCGGAGCGGAGACCCCCGACCCCGAGGCGTGGATCGAAATCGCCAAGCACCACGAACACAGGTCGAGGGAACTCGATCTGGCGCTGGAAGCGGCGTTGCAGGCGCTCGGCCTCCTCGACCGCGCCCAGCACATCCCCTCCGGTCGTAGAGAGCGCTTGCGGAGCGAGCTAAACCACCGGATCAACCGGCTCCGGCGTAGGCTGGGTTCGTAA
- a CDS encoding D-alanyl-D-alanine carboxypeptidase — protein MGAANCDYMARHTPSRVLPAVIAVVMVIVLLVSLVTRGSPPARAGERPSPGRSTRLAGQPAIQSPSAVLIDAHSGVVLFDQDGSRLMAPASITKILTAALVLEHAELDDVVAVSEEAAKTDGSSVYLEPGERATVRDLLYSMMMNSANDAAVALAEYVSGSVEGFAGLMNAKVAGIGALQTHFENPHGLDSPGHLTTARDMALIAMYAMRQPFFREVVGTRTRQWEGQEWSSLLVNHNRLLWQYDGCTGVKTGFTTKARHTLVASAMRDGNEMIAVLMGGEDPETLRREAGVLFDYGFTRCLTRLAFAGDAAGTVSMPFGYDVPCILDSEVKAFLPEGEEGEVVRSRDLSMRPPQEGVRRGQVLGRVTFWLRGVPIAGTDVVADRDVTYTVAQKAAISVGALRGRISPRLTIPAAVITLSALAIGVDRRVKRRRMRKRPRLGGLPRRFPR, from the coding sequence TTGGGCGCGGCGAACTGCGACTATATGGCTCGCCACACCCCCTCTCGAGTATTGCCAGCCGTCATCGCGGTTGTCATGGTAATCGTCCTTCTGGTCTCTCTGGTTACAAGGGGTTCGCCGCCAGCCCGCGCCGGCGAGCGTCCGTCTCCGGGGCGGAGCACTCGACTTGCCGGGCAGCCGGCGATCCAATCCCCGTCCGCTGTGCTGATCGACGCGCATAGCGGCGTCGTGTTGTTTGACCAGGACGGCTCTCGTCTCATGGCCCCCGCCAGCATTACGAAGATACTCACCGCCGCGCTCGTACTGGAACATGCGGAATTGGACGACGTCGTGGCGGTGAGCGAGGAGGCCGCCAAGACGGACGGGTCGAGCGTGTACCTCGAGCCCGGGGAGCGCGCAACCGTGCGTGACCTGCTCTACTCCATGATGATGAACAGCGCCAATGACGCCGCCGTCGCGCTGGCGGAGTATGTATCCGGCTCGGTGGAGGGGTTCGCGGGGCTCATGAACGCCAAGGTCGCCGGGATAGGCGCCCTGCAGACTCATTTCGAGAACCCGCACGGCCTCGATTCGCCCGGCCACCTGACAACCGCCCGCGACATGGCGCTGATAGCGATGTATGCAATGCGGCAACCCTTCTTCCGCGAGGTCGTAGGGACCAGGACGCGCCAGTGGGAAGGGCAGGAGTGGAGCAGCCTCCTCGTGAACCACAACAGGCTGCTGTGGCAGTACGATGGCTGCACGGGGGTGAAGACCGGCTTCACCACGAAAGCCCGCCACACCCTCGTCGCGTCGGCGATGAGGGATGGAAACGAGATGATCGCTGTACTCATGGGCGGTGAAGACCCGGAAACGCTGCGGAGGGAGGCGGGGGTTCTCTTCGATTACGGGTTCACACGGTGTCTCACGCGGCTTGCGTTCGCAGGTGACGCGGCCGGAACGGTCAGCATGCCGTTCGGCTATGATGTACCGTGCATCCTCGATTCTGAGGTGAAGGCCTTTCTGCCCGAAGGTGAGGAAGGCGAGGTCGTCCGCTCCCGGGACCTGAGCATGAGACCCCCTCAGGAGGGGGTGAGGCGCGGCCAGGTGCTTGGAAGGGTGACATTCTGGCTGCGCGGTGTACCGATAGCGGGTACGGATGTGGTTGCCGACAGGGACGTAACGTACACAGTCGCCCAGAAGGCCGCGATCTCGGTTGGCGCTCTCAGGGGCAGGATATCCCCGCGCCTCACGATCCCGGCGGCCGTTATCACCCTGTCCGCGCTGGCGATAGGCGTTGACCGTCGCGTGAAGCGGCGGCGCATGCGAAAGAGGCCGCGCCTGGGCGGTCTCCCCCGCCGTTTCCCGCGGTGA
- a CDS encoding DEAD/DEAH box helicase: MNISQITDTMLFDPRIRECVVDVRTLPPRDAVYREIPDSIHPLLKESLASNGIHRLYLHQSLSFEHTALGRNVVVVTPTASGKTLCYNLPVIDSILKDPASRAIYLFPTKALSQDQVAQLQAITAPTGRDIKTYTYDGDTPESARKAIRSAGHVVVTNPDMLHKGILPHHTKWLRLFQDLKYVVVDELHTYRGVFGSHVANVLRRLRRVARFYGSDPQFICCSATIANPLELAERLTGEPAVVVDANGAPSGEKQFILYNPPVVNRELGIRKSCLLEAKNLASRFVTNGVQTIVFARSRLAVEVLVTYLKDAAARGPVDDGSVRGYRGGYLPAERRAIERGLRDGSVTAVVATDALELGIDIGQLRVAVMAGYPGTIASAWQQAGRAGRRRGRSLAIMVMSSSPVDQFIAQNPAYFFEKPAEHGHLNPDNLYILMSHLKCAAFELPFEDGESFGAAPVESALQYLAGENVLHHSGNRWFWMSDSFPAEDISLRSASSENFVIIDTTDAPATPRVIGEMDRFSAPMLIHQDAIYIHGGQQYHVDRLDYAEKKAYVTRVNVDYYTDANLAVSIRVLRETGSRGPSRSQGEVVVTSVATMFKKIKFYTHENVGSGRIHLPEEQMQTAAYWFTLPAELTAGLTPEQVQSALLGISNAVANVSPLYLMCSPRDIGVVNEVRSPHTRLPTVYLYDSYPGGIGLAEKAFEIHEKIVAASMDLIASCPCKDGCPSCVGPTLEVGPGGKGLAIEIMGRLMRALHGVESGGDRSGPETTGGTERAH; encoded by the coding sequence ATGAACATCTCCCAGATAACAGACACAATGCTGTTTGACCCGAGGATACGCGAGTGCGTCGTCGATGTCAGGACGCTCCCTCCCCGCGACGCCGTGTACCGCGAGATCCCCGATTCGATCCACCCCCTCTTGAAGGAGTCGTTGGCTTCGAACGGGATTCACCGGCTCTACCTGCATCAGAGTCTCTCGTTCGAGCACACCGCCCTGGGGCGAAACGTAGTGGTCGTGACGCCCACGGCCTCCGGCAAGACGCTGTGCTACAACCTTCCCGTGATAGACAGTATCCTGAAAGACCCCGCTTCGAGGGCGATATACCTGTTTCCAACGAAAGCGCTGTCGCAGGACCAGGTGGCGCAGTTGCAGGCGATAACCGCGCCGACGGGCCGGGACATCAAGACATACACGTACGACGGGGACACCCCCGAGTCCGCGCGAAAGGCCATCCGTTCGGCCGGGCACGTCGTGGTGACAAACCCGGACATGCTGCACAAGGGTATTCTACCCCATCACACGAAGTGGCTGCGGCTGTTCCAGGACCTGAAATACGTGGTCGTGGACGAACTCCACACCTATCGCGGAGTGTTCGGCAGCCACGTCGCCAACGTCCTGCGAAGGCTCCGGCGTGTGGCGCGGTTCTACGGATCGGACCCGCAGTTCATCTGCTGCTCGGCGACGATCGCCAACCCGCTCGAGCTCGCCGAGAGACTCACCGGCGAACCGGCAGTCGTGGTCGACGCCAACGGCGCGCCCTCCGGCGAGAAGCAGTTCATCCTGTACAACCCGCCAGTGGTCAACCGCGAACTGGGGATCAGGAAGAGTTGCCTGCTGGAAGCGAAGAACCTGGCATCGAGGTTCGTCACGAACGGGGTACAGACCATCGTGTTCGCGCGGAGCAGGCTCGCGGTCGAAGTGCTCGTCACATATCTCAAGGACGCCGCCGCCCGCGGGCCTGTGGACGACGGCAGCGTGAGGGGCTACAGGGGCGGGTATCTCCCGGCGGAGAGGCGGGCCATAGAGAGAGGCCTTCGCGACGGGTCAGTGACAGCCGTCGTCGCCACGGACGCGCTCGAGCTCGGTATCGACATCGGACAGCTGCGGGTGGCGGTGATGGCCGGTTACCCGGGCACCATCGCGTCCGCCTGGCAGCAGGCCGGCCGCGCCGGCAGGCGCCGGGGCCGGTCGCTCGCTATCATGGTCATGTCGAGCTCGCCGGTAGACCAGTTCATAGCGCAGAACCCCGCGTACTTCTTCGAGAAACCCGCCGAGCACGGTCACCTGAATCCCGACAACCTCTACATACTGATGTCCCACCTGAAGTGCGCGGCATTCGAGCTCCCGTTCGAGGATGGCGAGTCGTTCGGCGCGGCGCCTGTCGAGAGCGCGCTGCAGTACCTGGCAGGCGAGAACGTGTTGCACCATTCCGGCAACAGGTGGTTCTGGATGTCGGACTCGTTCCCCGCCGAGGACATAAGCCTCCGGTCGGCGTCGTCAGAGAACTTCGTGATCATCGACACGACGGACGCGCCCGCGACCCCGCGGGTTATCGGCGAGATGGACAGGTTCAGCGCGCCCATGTTGATCCACCAGGACGCCATATACATACACGGGGGCCAGCAGTATCACGTGGACAGGCTCGACTACGCCGAGAAAAAGGCGTACGTCACGCGCGTCAACGTGGACTACTACACGGACGCGAATCTCGCCGTGAGCATAAGGGTGCTGCGCGAGACCGGTTCGCGCGGGCCCTCACGCTCGCAGGGAGAGGTCGTCGTCACCTCCGTGGCGACGATGTTCAAAAAAATCAAGTTTTACACCCATGAGAACGTCGGCTCGGGAAGGATCCACCTGCCCGAAGAACAGATGCAGACCGCGGCGTACTGGTTCACCCTTCCCGCCGAACTGACCGCGGGCCTGACCCCCGAGCAGGTCCAGTCCGCGCTACTGGGCATATCCAACGCCGTGGCTAACGTCTCACCACTTTACCTCATGTGTTCGCCGCGGGACATCGGCGTGGTGAACGAGGTCCGCTCGCCGCACACCCGCCTTCCCACCGTCTACCTCTACGACTCGTATCCCGGGGGAATCGGCCTCGCGGAGAAAGCGTTCGAAATACACGAGAAGATCGTGGCCGCCTCCATGGACCTGATCGCCTCGTGTCCGTGCAAGGACGGCTGCCCATCCTGCGTGGGCCCAACACTCGAGGTGGGACCCGGCGGCAAAGGCCTCGCGATAGAGATCATGGGGCGCCTCATGCGCGCCCTCCATGGAGTGGAATCCGGTGGCGACCGGTCGGGACCGGAGACAACCGGTGGAACTGAAAGAGCGCATTGA